In the genome of Candoia aspera isolate rCanAsp1 chromosome 1, rCanAsp1.hap2, whole genome shotgun sequence, one region contains:
- the F2 gene encoding prothrombin isoform X1, whose translation MGQNTTRMLRTLLLAIFFHLTLSDSVFLEQKEALSLLRRSRRANKGFMEEILKGNLERECLEETCVYEEAHEALESDVQTDIFWKQYTDCRTLTKRREILDECMKGSCVQGIGQNYRGKISVTKSGSECQFWSSKFPHKPQFNVTTHPDANLTENYCRNPDSSSQGPWCYTRNPAVQMEECAVPVCGENRTTVPFSPVPPQMQEKTQQQQQDCVPEEGLLYKGTLSVTVSGERCLPWASEKVRQLSYRKNFLEEVALVENYCRNPDHDEEGVWCYTDHPNITYNYCDLNYCENSLSYADDVAEDQRGGRTTVQQYETFFDPKTFGEGEADCGIRPLFEKKKISDSTENELLESYLQGRIVKGVDADVGSAPWQVMLFKKKPQELVCGASLISSRWVLTAAHCIFYPPWDKNYTTDDLLVRIGKHNRKRYEQGKEKIVFLDKIITHPKYNWMSNLDRDIALLRLAKPVPFSDYVHPVCLPTKEVVQSLLLTGYKGRVTGWGNLFDTWGPGSPALPDVLQQVNLPIVSREICKASTNIKITDNMFCAGYSPEESKRGDACEGDSGGPFVMKHPTEERWYQAGIVSWGEGCDRDGKYGFYTHLFRLKKWLQKTIEKYGR comes from the exons ATGGGGCAGAACACAACCAGAATGCTGAGGACTCTTCTCCTTGCCATCTTCTTTCACCTCACACTGAGTGACAGCG TTTTTCTTGAGCAAAAGGAAGCTCTCTCTTTGCTGAGGCGCTCACGGCGAGCCAACAAGGGGTTCATGGAAGAGATACTTAAAGGTAACCTAGAACGGGAGTGTCTGGAGGAAACCTGTGTCTATGAGGAGGCCCATGAAGCCCTTGAGTCCGACGTCCAAACA GACATATTCTGGAAACAGTATACAG aCTGTAGAACTCTAACGAAGAGGAGAGAAATTCTGGATGAGTGTATGAAAG GTTCCTGTGTCCAAGGAATAGGGCAGAATTACAGGGGAAAGATTTCTGTCACCAAGTCAGGATCTGAATGTCAGTTCTGGTCCAGCAAATTTCCTCACAAGCCTCA ATTCAATGTTACAACTCATCCAGATGCCAATCTCACTGAGAACTACTGTAGGAACCCCGACAGCAGCTCCCAGGGACCCTGGTGCTACACCCGTAATCCAGCAGTACAAATGGAAGAATGTGCTGTTCCTGTGTGTG GTGAGAACCGGACCACAGTTCCCTTCTCTCCAGTACCTCCTCAAATGCAGGAGaaaacacagcagcagcagcaggattgtGTACCCGAGGAAGGGTTGCTCTACAAAGGGACTCTTTCTGTCACCGTGTCTGGAGAGAGGTGCTTGCCATGGGCTTCAGAAAAAGTAAGACAGCTGAGCTAtagaaaaaacttcctggaagaagtGGCCCTGGTGGAGAATTATTGCCGCAACCCTGATCATGATGAGGAAGGGGTCTGGTGCTACACAGACCACCCAAACATAACGTACAATTATTGCGACTTGAACTACTGTG AAAATAGTCTAAGTTATGCCGATGATGTTGCTGAGGACCAAAGAGGAGGACGAACTACTGTCCAGCAATATGAAACCTTCTTTGATCCTAAGACATTTGGTGAAGGTGAAGCAG ATTGTGGTATCCGTCCCCTCTTTGAGAAAAAGAAGATCAGCGATAGCACTGAAAATGAGCTACTGGAGTCCTATCTGCAAGGCCGAATTGTGAAGGGGGTAGATGCTGACGTGGGCAGTGCTCCATG GCAAGTGATGCTCTTCAAGAAGAAACCACAGGAGCTGGTATGTGGTGCTAGTCTCATCAGCAGTCGCTGGGTCCTAACTGCTGCCCATTGCATTTTCTACCCACCCTGGGATAAAAATTACACAACTGATGACCTCCTTGTACGGATTGGCAAACATAACAGAAAACG ATATGAGCAAGGCAAGGAGAAAATTGTCTTCCTGGATAAAATCATCACCCACCCCAAATACAACTGGATGTCAAATCTGGATCGGGACATTGCACTATTACGCCTGGCTAAGCCTGTACCTTTTAGTGATTATGTACATCCAGTATGTTTGCCTACCAAGGAGGTTGTTCAGAG TCTCTTGCTAACAGGATACAAAGGCCGTGTGACTGGTTGGGGTAATTTGTTTGACACCTGGGGTCCGGGGTCACCAGCACTGCCTGACGTGCTGCAGCAGGTCAATCTCCCCATTGTGAGCCGGGAAATCTGTAAGGCATCCACTAATATTAAAATCACAGACAACATGTTCTGTGCAG gTTATAGTCCTGAAGAAAGTAAGAGAGGAGATGCTTGTGAGGGTGACAGCGGCGGCCCTTTTGTCATGAAG CACCCAACAGAAGAACGGTGGTATCAAGCAGGCATTGTCTCATGGGGAGAAGGCTGTGATCGTGATGGCAAGTATGGATTCTACACCCATCTGTTCCGTCTGAAGAAATGGCTACAAAAGACTATTGAGAAATATGGGCgttaa
- the F2 gene encoding prothrombin isoform X2: MSQHVALGENYKVFLEQKEALSLLRRSRRANKGFMEEILKGNLERECLEETCVYEEAHEALESDVQTDIFWKQYTDCRTLTKRREILDECMKGSCVQGIGQNYRGKISVTKSGSECQFWSSKFPHKPQFNVTTHPDANLTENYCRNPDSSSQGPWCYTRNPAVQMEECAVPVCGENRTTVPFSPVPPQMQEKTQQQQQDCVPEEGLLYKGTLSVTVSGERCLPWASEKVRQLSYRKNFLEEVALVENYCRNPDHDEEGVWCYTDHPNITYNYCDLNYCENSLSYADDVAEDQRGGRTTVQQYETFFDPKTFGEGEADCGIRPLFEKKKISDSTENELLESYLQGRIVKGVDADVGSAPWQVMLFKKKPQELVCGASLISSRWVLTAAHCIFYPPWDKNYTTDDLLVRIGKHNRKRYEQGKEKIVFLDKIITHPKYNWMSNLDRDIALLRLAKPVPFSDYVHPVCLPTKEVVQSLLLTGYKGRVTGWGNLFDTWGPGSPALPDVLQQVNLPIVSREICKASTNIKITDNMFCAGYSPEESKRGDACEGDSGGPFVMKHPTEERWYQAGIVSWGEGCDRDGKYGFYTHLFRLKKWLQKTIEKYGR; the protein is encoded by the exons atgtcCCAGCATGTTGCATTAGGAGAGAACTACAAAG TTTTTCTTGAGCAAAAGGAAGCTCTCTCTTTGCTGAGGCGCTCACGGCGAGCCAACAAGGGGTTCATGGAAGAGATACTTAAAGGTAACCTAGAACGGGAGTGTCTGGAGGAAACCTGTGTCTATGAGGAGGCCCATGAAGCCCTTGAGTCCGACGTCCAAACA GACATATTCTGGAAACAGTATACAG aCTGTAGAACTCTAACGAAGAGGAGAGAAATTCTGGATGAGTGTATGAAAG GTTCCTGTGTCCAAGGAATAGGGCAGAATTACAGGGGAAAGATTTCTGTCACCAAGTCAGGATCTGAATGTCAGTTCTGGTCCAGCAAATTTCCTCACAAGCCTCA ATTCAATGTTACAACTCATCCAGATGCCAATCTCACTGAGAACTACTGTAGGAACCCCGACAGCAGCTCCCAGGGACCCTGGTGCTACACCCGTAATCCAGCAGTACAAATGGAAGAATGTGCTGTTCCTGTGTGTG GTGAGAACCGGACCACAGTTCCCTTCTCTCCAGTACCTCCTCAAATGCAGGAGaaaacacagcagcagcagcaggattgtGTACCCGAGGAAGGGTTGCTCTACAAAGGGACTCTTTCTGTCACCGTGTCTGGAGAGAGGTGCTTGCCATGGGCTTCAGAAAAAGTAAGACAGCTGAGCTAtagaaaaaacttcctggaagaagtGGCCCTGGTGGAGAATTATTGCCGCAACCCTGATCATGATGAGGAAGGGGTCTGGTGCTACACAGACCACCCAAACATAACGTACAATTATTGCGACTTGAACTACTGTG AAAATAGTCTAAGTTATGCCGATGATGTTGCTGAGGACCAAAGAGGAGGACGAACTACTGTCCAGCAATATGAAACCTTCTTTGATCCTAAGACATTTGGTGAAGGTGAAGCAG ATTGTGGTATCCGTCCCCTCTTTGAGAAAAAGAAGATCAGCGATAGCACTGAAAATGAGCTACTGGAGTCCTATCTGCAAGGCCGAATTGTGAAGGGGGTAGATGCTGACGTGGGCAGTGCTCCATG GCAAGTGATGCTCTTCAAGAAGAAACCACAGGAGCTGGTATGTGGTGCTAGTCTCATCAGCAGTCGCTGGGTCCTAACTGCTGCCCATTGCATTTTCTACCCACCCTGGGATAAAAATTACACAACTGATGACCTCCTTGTACGGATTGGCAAACATAACAGAAAACG ATATGAGCAAGGCAAGGAGAAAATTGTCTTCCTGGATAAAATCATCACCCACCCCAAATACAACTGGATGTCAAATCTGGATCGGGACATTGCACTATTACGCCTGGCTAAGCCTGTACCTTTTAGTGATTATGTACATCCAGTATGTTTGCCTACCAAGGAGGTTGTTCAGAG TCTCTTGCTAACAGGATACAAAGGCCGTGTGACTGGTTGGGGTAATTTGTTTGACACCTGGGGTCCGGGGTCACCAGCACTGCCTGACGTGCTGCAGCAGGTCAATCTCCCCATTGTGAGCCGGGAAATCTGTAAGGCATCCACTAATATTAAAATCACAGACAACATGTTCTGTGCAG gTTATAGTCCTGAAGAAAGTAAGAGAGGAGATGCTTGTGAGGGTGACAGCGGCGGCCCTTTTGTCATGAAG CACCCAACAGAAGAACGGTGGTATCAAGCAGGCATTGTCTCATGGGGAGAAGGCTGTGATCGTGATGGCAAGTATGGATTCTACACCCATCTGTTCCGTCTGAAGAAATGGCTACAAAAGACTATTGAGAAATATGGGCgttaa